A genomic region of Papaver somniferum cultivar HN1 chromosome 7, ASM357369v1, whole genome shotgun sequence contains the following coding sequences:
- the LOC113299932 gene encoding uncharacterized protein LOC113299932 gives MQIYATCMLSQVSRLMLSADIFEKLELEDDLSTSFSTFNNLITLEVSFIKTEQAKSLFTFSQFSPYLESLVFGGVCCRGKVDEGPLTLDVVPHCLLTNLEAIKFQYFEGQVRELDLVQLFLSS, from the exons ATGCAGATATATGCCACATGTATGCTAAGCCAGGTGTCCCGATTGATGTTATCAGCTGATATATTTGAG AAACTTGAGCTGGAAGATGATCTATCTACAAGTTTTTCTACCTTCAATAATTTGATCACTTTGGAAGTGTCTTTCATCAAGACTGAGCAAGCTAAATCATTATTCACCTTTTCACAATTCTCACCATATTTGGAGTCACTCGTCTTTGGTGGG GTTTGTTGTCGTGGTAAAGTTGATGAGGGCCCTTTGACATTGGACGTAGTGCCTCATTGTTTGTTGACGAACCTCGAGGCGATCAAATTTCAGTACTTTGAAGGGCAAGTGAGAGAGCTGGATCTGGTTCAACTATTTTTATCGAGCTAG
- the LOC113299931 gene encoding F-box/LRR-repeat protein At4g14103-like has translation MEEEGVGGEDRIHRLPEHLIHHILSLLPTKCVVSTTILSKEWRNLWISLHVLDFREWKSPDTEETQSSTRSFMDFVDKILVLRKKFCITCHGKYFDDQRIKAWITMAVKCGVEELIVSRDAEGADIIPVDLYTCESPTLLDIDLYGGGYQNHD, from the exons ATGGAGGAGGAGGGTGTGGGAGGAGAGGATAGGATCCACAGGTTGCCTGAACACCTAATTCATCACATTCTCTCTTTGCTTCCTACCAAATGTGTTGTTTCAACAACAATTTTGTCTAAAGAATGGAGGAATCTCTGGATATCTCTTCATGTGCTTGATTTTCGCGAATGGAAGTCTCCTGATACAGAAGAAACACAATCTTCTACCAGGAGCTTCATGGATTTCGTGGATAAGATATTGGTTCTTCGTAAGAAATTCTGTATCACCTGTCACGGTAAGTACTTTGATGACCAGCGGATAAAGGCTTGGATTACTATGGCCGTTAAGTGTGGAGTTGAAGAGCTCATCGTCAGTAGGGACGCTGAAGGAGCGGATATTATCCCTGTCGACCTTTACACTTGTGAATCACCGACTTTGTTAGACATTGATCTTTATGGTG GCGGATACCAAAATCATGATTGA